The segment AAAAATCTTTACAATAtgaactttattaaattttaacatatttgCAATAATTAAGCATTATTAGAAAGTAGTGTTTGACTAATATAGTGAATTCATTACAGACAAAGAATCCTGACTTAGACAATGACTAAAGTTACTCGAAGAATTTAGTAGATGTAGCCGGAGTCCGGGTCGAAAGGTTGCTGAGGAATGTTGTCGTGAGAGGTCTTAGGTGGAAGGTATTGGTTCTGACCCCGAGCGCCCTGAGATCTGAATCCGTTGAAGCCTTGGGCGCCAGAACCTTTGGAGCTCTGAGATCCGAAACTGGAGCCTTGAGCACTGAAGCCATTGGAACCTTGAGATCTGAAGCCGTTAGATCCATCAGAGCCAATATCGTTGGAACCCTGTGATCTGAAGCTACTGGAGCTCTGAACGCCAAACTTGTTGTTCTGACCAAACTGAGACTGGGAACCGAATTGGTTGCTGGAGGCTCCGAAAGCATCTGGAAAGAAAAGTCGGAATTACACTCTTGCTTACAAATTAACGCCTTTTGAGGTACTAAGCTTCTAAATCTTTCAGTCAAACTCAAAAAGCTAGAgtgataaaagtaaataatattaaaagtttGGAGTAAAGTTAGACAATAGGTGGAAATTGctccattttatttttacattatactGGGTAAAGTTCGTGCTGTGTAAGTGAATacaatgattaataaataaataaataaataaatattataggacattataacacaaattgactaagtcccacagtaagctcaataaggcttgtgttgagggtacttagacaacgatatatataatatataaatatttataaatacttaaatacatagaaaacatccatgactcaggaacaaatatccatgatcatcacacgaataaatacccttacgaggatttgaacccgggaccatcagcttcgtaggcagggtcaccatatacccactaggccaaaccggtcgtcaaaatgaatGGTTAGCAGAACTAAGATTTATTTTAACTGGTCTGTACTCGTAATAAATATTTCCTGTTAGTGCAGAAATCTAAtctaatacataaaattaagatacaagtgcgaaaataggAAAGTCGCAACGAGTGGGGAATAGTGGGGATAAATAACTCCCTTCGGACGTGTTTCAAATCAacgcgagttgcgaattgcctattcgcacatatattttacaatattttacagtagatatgatcctttaatttttagttatagttacgtaaaaatatgctatttatcgcactagtgcggtaaaatagcTCCGTaagtactgtaatagtacattacgatacaagtgcgaaaaataggaaattcgaaacgagtggcgataaattaaaacacgaccgaagggagtgttttaaatcgacacgagttgcgaattacctattcgcacatgtatcgtacaacgttttacagtacatatggccctttaaatgtttgacacagtaacgtaatatgctaatttgcgcactagtgcggtaaagtagcaccatatgtactgtaaaactcaTTAATGATGAGGGTATTCAAAACTCACCTTGTCCGTGAGCACCATTGCTGTTGGAATGACCATGCCCCGGAGGCAGATACTGGTTGAAACTTGCAGCATCAATTAAGGATCCACGGGCAACAGCAGAGCCAGCCCTCAACCCGTGAGGAGCAGATCCGAAACCAGCAGAGTCTCCAGCGTCAAGCCCGTTCGATCCCTGAGAAGCGAAGTCATTAGATTCTGCGCTGAAACTGGACTGACCAAATTGACCCTGCCCAGACTGAACTGAAGCAAGGTTTTCTTTAACTCCTCGCTTCTGCTCCAGATGCTCCAGTCGAGCTGCGGAGCTGACGGCGATGAGGGCGGCAAGGATGAACTGGAACCACACAAAATACTCGTACATTCTTACATATCGTGAGTTCTTTGAATATAAAAGTAGTATCTGTCAATCAAAAGAAAAATGTGGCAACTTTATATGGGATGCATCTGTATGCATCCCATATAAAGTTGTCACATTCTTCTCATTTTTCGCAGTAACTCTGTAGTTACTGCGTTTCAACTCTAAGTAGCAGTGTGagatacaagtttttttttacacatacgTTACGCTAACATTACCAGGTGAGATAGtcacctgagggcctaccgcaaaccacattccttgtcacacttatgtacaaatttacaagtgcgacaaagaggcaacacgtcgaacgtggttcgcggtaggccctctgttgaCTGCTACGGATGGGTAGGACTGACTCCTGGATATAAAAAACCAAGGTAAGTTTTGGTAAGTTTTCGATATTCTTTTTCCTACATTTTAAATCTTGATCACCATGTTTTGTTCTTTTCAAACCACCATACCACAAAGGTTATTTTCGAACGCTGACATACCGATTGTTTAAAGAGATTATCATGATTACTTTAACGTTTATTGATACCTACAAGACAATCATTTAGAATATTTGccgaaaaaatcaaaataatagaTTGGCATGATAAGGCAGAATCAGGTATACCTTAGCGTGAAATGTAAATGATTtgaacaataataatttaaacttaataatttCAGACCAGAATTTAGCCAGAAAAATTATTTGGAGCTCAAAAATaattcaaccttaaatattttaaagctGTTATAATCTTACGAATATTGCAAAACCATCACAGCAAAGCAAAGagttatactaaaaataaaaatcataccAGTTTCATTTTTGGATAGGAGTAAACTACCAAAGGAAGGCCCGACAACTGTGATGTCTCGAGCTGACTTACCCCGTTAAATATGCTTCTATGcaggttttttttaacatagatCCACAGGCGGAAGTAAAGAATACATTATTAATACAGTTTATAAATGGTCACTCAAATAACCCGCCCAATAGACAATTAGAATCACGTAACACGAATTAACCTTAAAGTTTAATACAAAAGAACGATTATAAGATTATAAAATAACGAAGCAGATCACGGTCGGGTGAAGGGCGTGGTCACGCGCATATGACGTCACTAGGTACGAGTATGGCTACCATCGCAATATGGCCATTTTGcaaatttttttaagttttttaggaGGTTCTTTCCTCGTAGAAGTCGTTAAATTTTAGTTAATCCTTTAAGAGGGGAGAATAAATTTTTGGACCTATCGAAGTAcctaacggtaatttttctatgaaattccatttcgagagaaaacggtttccactataagtaaatcttaacaaatcactttgattttgatgtcgatcgcttcagcataatatattctaggttcatAGGTATCgctttttttaaaacaatttttatttttttgttttgcaaattttgaaaaaaaaaagataacttATTAAcctagttagggttccgtagccaaatggcaaaaaacggaacccttatggattcgtcatgtctgtccggccgtatgtcacagccacttttttccgaaactataagaactatatgATGTACGTCATGtacatgcaaacttccacctaaaataggtttgaacgagatctagtaagcagtttttttaatggttccccttcatgggcgagtccgaatcgctcttggccgctttttttattgtttattgtttatttattaactaacttaCACTAACAGATATACCAAGCATGTAAGTTACTATACACTGAACTTGTTTAACAAGACAACACTATACGAAAcagataaactttataaatataacaaattattgtattactactatatactatataaattactaataaCGCTAATATTAGGACGGTGTAGTCGAGGGTATAACATAATGAAACACCGTATTCTCTTTTTGAATGAGCAATCTcttggtatacttccctcttaattgtGTTGCAGTAGGTACCTATCGAAAAGGCGATGTTACTAttaaaggtaccgttcggatgcAGACTGCATCAGCGTTACTGCAGCAATAATGCttccgactgcattactgcagcaattgcgattttttatttgatcGAATTACGTTTGATCAGTCtgcagcattactgttgcagtTTTGcaacgcgacattactgccgactgtattgctgccgcaaatgtcaacaTCGATGTTGCTGcctggaggcctaccgcaaaaatcgtaattctcttttactctcactaaggcgtaattagagtgacagagaaaaatgcccgcaattgacgaatttagATTTTTGGGGTTATAGCCTTGTATTACTCAGTTTGGAGCAAGGTCGATCTATGTAAGATTTTCCGCAAATACATACCTAAGTAGCTATAACAagaggtcccaggttcaaatcctggtaagggcatttacaatacaatacaaatatactttattgcacacctcaatacagaaacagtacaaataatacaacacataaagaagaggtaaacaacaggcggtcttatcgctaaaaagcgatctcttccagacaacctttaggtagcggaatttaaaaaaaaaaaaaaaatgttatgtcagtaggtgttccagatgcaataaaagaagtctagcacagaataaacacaaaactaatcaatataattatcatatacaaatataaaaaagatatatacatacatatattaaaatacatattatatatatataataaatgccagccataagtatggaaaaggaagcagataaaagtattacggagcaggtaaaaagtgaagtttaatgagTCTCTTAAAAGAATTAGGACATTGAGCGCGCCTTAAGTCTATAGGCAGAGAATTCCATAGTCGGATAGCTTGAAACGTgaaagaattatt is part of the Cydia pomonella isolate Wapato2018A chromosome 18, ilCydPomo1, whole genome shotgun sequence genome and harbors:
- the LOC133527863 gene encoding hornerin-like, whose product is MKLFILAALIAVSSAARLEHLEQKRGVKENLASVQSGQGQFGQSSFSAESNDFASQGSNGLDAGDSAGFGSAPHGLRAGSAVARGSLIDAASFNQYLPPGHGHSNSNGAHGQDAFGASSNQFGSQSQFGQNNKFGVQSSSSFRSQGSNDIGSDGSNGFRSQGSNGFSAQGSSFGSQSSKGSGAQGFNGFRSQGARGQNQYLPPKTSHDNIPQQPFDPDSGYIY